A stretch of Kryptolebias marmoratus isolate JLee-2015 linkage group LG24, ASM164957v2, whole genome shotgun sequence DNA encodes these proteins:
- the nipa2 gene encoding magnesium transporter NIPA2 isoform X1 — MDFSNSSNYGFPVCNLSCGSGVWAERSCFFGQRLPCLVVNVTDHSNASSLAMGQDRGRYDFYIGLALAISSSIFIGGSFILKKKGLLRLAKKGSMRAGQGGHAYLKEWLWWAGLLSMGAGEAANFAAYAFAPATLVTPLGALSVLVSAVLSSYFLTERLNLHGKLGCLLSILGSTTMVIHAPQEEEISSLKDMAKKLVDPGFFVFATLVIIVALIFIFVVSPRHGQTNILVYITICSVIGALSVSCVKGLGIAIKEAIAGKNVLENPLAWILLVGLVGCVSTQINYLNKALDIFNTSLVTPIYYVFFTTSVLTCSAILFKEWEHMGADDVIGTLSGFLTIIVGIFLLHAFKDVSISLANLAVSIRKEDRACPVSNGMASHSTYELLQNESTEDREDRDMSLPFDSVSRRNGAMTSSLDI; from the exons ATGGATTTTTCCAACTCGTCAAATTATGGCTTTCCAGTCTGTAATCTGTCCTGTGGAAGTG GTGTCTGGGCTGAGCGGAGCTGCTTTTTTGGCCAGCGCCTTCCCTGCTTGGTGGTAAATGTGACTGACCACAGCAACGCATCAAGCCTCGCTATGGGTCAGGACAGGGGCAGGTATGATTTTTACATCGGCCTGGCTTTGGCCATCAGCTCCAGCATCTTCATCGGGGGGAGTTTCATTCTCAAGAAGAAAGGACTTCTGAGGCTGGCGAAGAAGGGGTCGATGCGAGCAG gCCAGGGTGGTCACGCCTACCTTAAAGAATGGCTGTGGTGGGCCGGTTTACTATCAA TGGGTGCTGGGGAAGCAGCAAACTTCGCCGCCTACGCTTTTGCTCCTGCAACTTTAGTGACGCCTCTCGGAGCGCTCAGTGTTCTTGTCAG cGCGGTGCTGTCGTCGTACTTCCTGACGGAGCGGTTGAACCTGCACGGGAAGCTCGGCTGCCTGCTCAGCATCCTCGGCTCCACCACCATGGTGATTCACGCCCCGCAGGAGGAGGAGATCAGCAGCCTCAAAGACATGGCCAAGAAACTGGTTGACCCGG gattttttgtctttgccaCTCTGGTCATCATCGTGGCGCTCATCTTCATATTTGTGGTCAGTCCGCGCCACGGTCAGACCAACATCCTGGTCTACATCACCATCTGCTCGGTGATCGGGGCGCTGTCGGTGTCCTGCGTGAAAGGACTGGGCATCGCCATCAAGGAAGCAATCGCGGGGAAGAACGTGCTGGAAAACCCGCTGGCCTGGATCCTCCTCGTGGGCCTGGTGGGCTGCGTGAGCACGCAGATAAACTACCTGAACAAGGCTCTGGACATATTCAACACCTCGCTGGTGACGCCCATCTACTACGTGTTCTTCACCACGTCGGTGCTCACCTGCTCCGCCATCCTCTTCAAAGAGTGGGAGCACATGGGTGCGGACGACGTGATCGGGACGCTCAGCGGCTTCCTCACCATCATCGTGGGCATCTTCCTGCTGCACGCCTTCAAAGACGTTAGCATTAGCCTGGCCAACCTGGCCGTGTCCATAAGGAAGGAGGACCGTGCCTGTCCCGTGTCCAATGGCATGGCGTCCCACTCCACCTACGAACTGCTACAGAATGAGTCCACAGAGGACAGGGAGGACAGGGACATGTCTCTGCCTTTTGATAGCGTCTCTCGAAGGAATGGAGCAATGACCTCCTCGTTAGACATTTAA
- the nipa2 gene encoding magnesium transporter NIPA2 isoform X2 — translation MGQDRGRYDFYIGLALAISSSIFIGGSFILKKKGLLRLAKKGSMRAGQGGHAYLKEWLWWAGLLSMGAGEAANFAAYAFAPATLVTPLGALSVLVSAVLSSYFLTERLNLHGKLGCLLSILGSTTMVIHAPQEEEISSLKDMAKKLVDPGFFVFATLVIIVALIFIFVVSPRHGQTNILVYITICSVIGALSVSCVKGLGIAIKEAIAGKNVLENPLAWILLVGLVGCVSTQINYLNKALDIFNTSLVTPIYYVFFTTSVLTCSAILFKEWEHMGADDVIGTLSGFLTIIVGIFLLHAFKDVSISLANLAVSIRKEDRACPVSNGMASHSTYELLQNESTEDREDRDMSLPFDSVSRRNGAMTSSLDI, via the exons ATGGGTCAGGACAGGGGCAGGTATGATTTTTACATCGGCCTGGCTTTGGCCATCAGCTCCAGCATCTTCATCGGGGGGAGTTTCATTCTCAAGAAGAAAGGACTTCTGAGGCTGGCGAAGAAGGGGTCGATGCGAGCAG gCCAGGGTGGTCACGCCTACCTTAAAGAATGGCTGTGGTGGGCCGGTTTACTATCAA TGGGTGCTGGGGAAGCAGCAAACTTCGCCGCCTACGCTTTTGCTCCTGCAACTTTAGTGACGCCTCTCGGAGCGCTCAGTGTTCTTGTCAG cGCGGTGCTGTCGTCGTACTTCCTGACGGAGCGGTTGAACCTGCACGGGAAGCTCGGCTGCCTGCTCAGCATCCTCGGCTCCACCACCATGGTGATTCACGCCCCGCAGGAGGAGGAGATCAGCAGCCTCAAAGACATGGCCAAGAAACTGGTTGACCCGG gattttttgtctttgccaCTCTGGTCATCATCGTGGCGCTCATCTTCATATTTGTGGTCAGTCCGCGCCACGGTCAGACCAACATCCTGGTCTACATCACCATCTGCTCGGTGATCGGGGCGCTGTCGGTGTCCTGCGTGAAAGGACTGGGCATCGCCATCAAGGAAGCAATCGCGGGGAAGAACGTGCTGGAAAACCCGCTGGCCTGGATCCTCCTCGTGGGCCTGGTGGGCTGCGTGAGCACGCAGATAAACTACCTGAACAAGGCTCTGGACATATTCAACACCTCGCTGGTGACGCCCATCTACTACGTGTTCTTCACCACGTCGGTGCTCACCTGCTCCGCCATCCTCTTCAAAGAGTGGGAGCACATGGGTGCGGACGACGTGATCGGGACGCTCAGCGGCTTCCTCACCATCATCGTGGGCATCTTCCTGCTGCACGCCTTCAAAGACGTTAGCATTAGCCTGGCCAACCTGGCCGTGTCCATAAGGAAGGAGGACCGTGCCTGTCCCGTGTCCAATGGCATGGCGTCCCACTCCACCTACGAACTGCTACAGAATGAGTCCACAGAGGACAGGGAGGACAGGGACATGTCTCTGCCTTTTGATAGCGTCTCTCGAAGGAATGGAGCAATGACCTCCTCGTTAGACATTTAA
- the LOC108240186 gene encoding fibronectin type III domain-containing protein 9, with product MSVTVYNISSTSARVSWPASPTCLDTFYSVMYDPNWNGLLMGFTRKSFKHEERIPVSQTSTHLANLLPQTAYFLCVTCQAANPVRDQCQVFSTQSESSEGHDRASWELAVGVWLTCCLLLLVIAGVLLWGCLRNMCSIIPRRAADGCTVVANSARQDVSESGRLFTPRSNSEDSIKRATIIQPSLMSTQISGHVITQDHEDVR from the coding sequence ATGAGTGTAACAGTCTACAACATCTCCTCCACCTCAGCCAGGGTGAGCTGGCCGGCGTCCCCCACCTGCCTGGACACCTTCTACAGCGTCATGTACGACCCTAACTGGAACGGTTTGCTCATGGGCTTCACTCGGAAAAGCTTCAAGCACGAGGAGCGCATCCCCGTCAGTCAGACCAGCACCCACCTGGCCAACCTCCTCCCCCAGACCGCCTACTTCTTGTGCGTGACGTGCCAGGCGGCCAATCCGGTGCGGGACCAGTGCCAGGTGTTCAGCACTCAGAGTGAGAGCAGCGAGGGCCACGACAGGGCGAGCTGGGAGCTCGCCGTGGGCGTCTGGCtgacctgctgcctcctgcTCCTGGTCATCGCCGGCGTCCTGCTGTGGGGTTGCCTCCGCAACATGTGCTCCATCATCCCGAGGCGAGCTGCTGACGGCTGCACGGTGGTGGCCAACTCCGCCCGCCAAGACGTGTCGGAATCGGGACGCCTCTTCACGCCCAGAAGCAACAGCGAGGACAGCATCAAACGCGCCACCATCATCCAGCCCTCGCTTATGTCGACGCAGATCTCCGGCCACGTAATTACCCAAGACCATGAGGATGTTCGCTAA